The Cloeon dipterum chromosome 3, ieCloDipt1.1, whole genome shotgun sequence genome includes a region encoding these proteins:
- the beg gene encoding probable malonyl-CoA-acyl carrier protein transacylase, mitochondrial: MSRVLCRKLRSYRDVFTLSNQVKQTASNVAGFHPVCCRNYARGSRFQGPPPTDGGDKKDVEGKHVDELLKNSTVGYPNDFMTPEHSWQTNPYTMDPTLKQRLTERNQSAHSFRPAVNPNDTSILIFPGQGVQHVGMCKELLKFPLVQDLFSVASSILNYDLLKLCLEGPKDQLDQTKYCQPAVVVSSLAAIEWLKEERPSAIEGCVATAGFSVGEITALVFAGALTFESAIKLVRARAEGMQYASEMVNSGMATVMYGPDSDLGMACEKAVEHCMSKKIERPVCQVANYLYPHCKVVAGNVEALDFLAKNAKKFNLRRVMRLPVNGAFHTPLMEPAVEVFRAALRKAQVQDPLVYVHSNVDGKYYKNAKEIRKKLPQQIVRAVKWEQTMHILYERPTGENFPRSFECGPGKSLKPILKQVNSKAFDNCWNYSC, from the exons ATGTCGAGGGTTTTGTGTCGGAAATTGCGTTCGTACAGGGACGTTTTCACCCTTTCAAATCAGGTCAAGCAGACAGCTTCAAATGTGGCCGGCTTCCATCCAGTTTGCTGCAGAAATTACGCTCGAGGATCAAGATTTCAGGGTCCACCACCTACAGACGGTGGGGACAAAAAAGACGTCGAGGGAAAACACGTGGATGAATTACTGAAGAATTCCACAGTTGGCTACCCAAATGATTTTATGACACCTGAACATTCCTGGCAAACAAACCCCTACACCATGGACCCAACCCTAAAGCAACGCCTAACAGAAAGAAATCAGTCTGCACATTCATTcag GCCTGCTGTCAATCCGAATGACACATCAATCTTGATCTTCCCCGGTCAGGGTGTGCAGCATGTTGGCATGTGCAAAGAGCTCCTCAAGTTTCCCCTCGTACAAGATCTGTTCTCTGTCGCAAGCTCGATTCTAAATTATGACCTCTTGAAATTGTGCCTGGAAGGGCCGAAGGACCAGCTGGACCAGACCAAGTACTGCCAGCCAGCTGTGGTTGTTTCCTCGTTAGCGGCCATCGAGTGGCTCAAAGAAGAACGACCGTCGGCCATTGAAGGATGCGTGGCCACAGCCGGGTTCAGCGTTGGTGAAATCACTGCCTTGGTATTTGCAGGAGCGCTGACTTTTGAAAGTG caataaaattggtgCGAGCAAGAGCTGAGGGGATGCAGTATGCTTCAGAAATGGTGAATTCAGGCATGGCAACCGTAATGTACGGGCCTGATTCAGATTTAGGGATGGCATGCGAGAAAGCTGTTGAGCACTGCATGAGCAAAAAGATCGAGAGACCTGTGTGCCAAGTTGCCAACTATTTGTATCCTCATTGCAAAGTGGTTGCTGGCAATGTTGAG GCGCTGGACTTCTTAGCCAAGAATgcaaagaaattcaatttgagaaGAGTGATGCGTTTGCCAGTCAACGGAGCTTTTCACACCCCTTTGATGGAGCCGGCCGTGGAGGTTTTCAGAGCAGCTTTGAGGAAGGCGCAGGTGCAGGATCCGCTCGTCTATGTGCATTCGAACGTGGACGGCAAGTATTACAAAAATGCGAAGGAGATTCGCAAAAAGCTGCCGCAACAAATTGTACGCGCCGTCAAGTGGGAGCAGACGATGCACATTCTCTATGAGCGACCGACTGGTGAAAATTTCCCAAGGAGTTTCGAATGCGGCCCAGGCAAATCGTTAAAGCCAATTTTAAAGCAAGTTAATTCCAAAGCCTTCGATAATTGCTGGAACTACTCCTGTTAG
- the LOC135941371 gene encoding transmembrane protein 208, whose product MTMAPQQKGKQGTKGQKQIYEENIATLSFYRNIALGATGSFALVTAIFFEIFTTSNILLFIFATIIYTGGYMFMGMMAKASLTETGQLLDAGLDLNMQDGVAEHVKDMVILTAFCQVFSLFSNYAWFFWLLAPGRALWLLWGSVIQPWLTQSNDQQQPEENEKKQKKMERKMRRMQ is encoded by the exons ATGACAATGGCA CCTCAACAAAAAGGCAAGCAAGGCACGAAAGGCCAGAAACAGATTTATGAGGAGAATATCGCAACCCTGAGCTTTTACCGAAATATTGCTCTCGGGGCAACTGGATCTTTTGCACTCGTCACTgccattttctttgaaatcttCACCACATCAAATATT ctcctGTTCATCTTTGCCACTATCATATACACTGGAGGTTACATGTTCATGGGGATGATGGCCAAAGCCTCTCTTACAGAAACGGGCCAACTCCTAGACGCTGGACTTGACCTTAATATGCAAGACGGAGTTGCAGA GCATGTTAAGGATATGGTCATTTTGACAGCATTTTGCCAAGTGTTTTCACTCTTCTCGAATTACGCCTGGTTTTTCTGGCTGCTG gctCCTGGTCGAGCTCTGTGGCTGCTGTGGGGCAGTGTTATTCAGCCCTGGCTGACACAATCAAATGACCAGCAGCAACCAGAGGAGAATGAAAAGAAGCAGAAGAAGATGGAGAGGAAGATGAGGAGGATGCAGTGA
- the LOC135941370 gene encoding ras-like GTP-binding protein Rho1, producing MAAIRKKLVIVGDGACGKTCLLIVFSKDQFPEVYVPTVFENYVADIEVDGKQVELALWDTAGQEDYDRLRPLSYPDTDVILMCFSIDSPDSLENIPEKWTPEVKHFCPNVPIILVGNKKDLRNDPNTIKELAKMKQEPVKPEEGRVMAEKINAFDYLECSAKSKEGVREVFETATRAALQVKKKKKSKCCLL from the coding sequence ATGGCGGCAATCCGCAAGAAGCTGGTCATAGTCGGCGACGGTGCCTGCGGTAAGACGTGCCTGCTGATCGTCTTCAGCAAGGACCAGTTCCCCGAGGTGTACGTGCCCACCGTCTTCGAGAACTACGTGGCCGACATCGAGGTGGACGGCAAACAGGTGGAGCTGGCCTTGTGGGACACGGCCGGGCAGGAAGACTACGACAGACTAAGGCCGCTCTCGTATCCAGACACGGACGTCATCCTCATGTGCTTCTCGATCGACTCGCCGGACTCGTTGGAGAACATCCCCGAGAAGTGGACCCCCGAGGTGAAGCACTTCTGCCCCAACGTGCCCATCATCCTAGTAGGCAACAAAAAGGACCTGCGCAACGACCCCAACACCATCAAGGAGTTGGCCAAGATGAAGCAGGAGCCCGTCAAGCCCGAGGAGGGCCGCGTCATGGCCGAGAAAATCAACGCGTTTGACTACCTCGAGTGCTCGGCCAAGAGCAAGGAGGGTGTGCGCGAGGTGTTTGAAACGGCTACCCGGGCCGCCTTGCAAgtcaagaagaagaagaagagcaaGTGCTGTCTCCTGTAA
- the LOC135941369 gene encoding solute carrier family 66 member 3: MDILQMISDTLSIITISLCLILKVPQIINLFKLKSAKGMNLPGLFLELTSYTVMTCYNYCNGYSLMSYMEYPIILVQELVLIFLVLKYKNLVNTTSIAGFGVYLAVLAAFGLKIVPTVILSILAPMCTPISASSKIVQIVALIRSKDSESISVLTWFLSAFTNFSRIFTIYLDSADLTLLTNFAISTFLSTSMMLATIYYKNPKKDKEV, encoded by the exons ATGGATATCTTGCAAATGATCTCTGACACCCTCAGCATTATCACAATTTCGTTATGCCTCATCCTCAAGGTTCCGCAGATTATAAATCTGTTCAAGCTCAAGTCGGCTAAAGGCATGAATCTGCCCGGACTTTTCCTGGAGCTGACAAG ttaCACCGTTATGACCTGTTACAACTACTGCAATGGATACTCTCTAATGTCGTACATGGAGTACCCTATTATTCTTGTGCAAGAATTGGTACTCATTTTCCTTGTATTAAAATACAAGAATCTCGTGAACACGACGAGCATTGCTGGATTCGGGGTCTACCTGGCCGTGCTGGCAGCCTTTGGCCTGAAAATTGTTCCCACGGTCATTCTCTCTATCCTAGCT CCGATGTGCACGCCTATTTCTGCTTCAagtaaaattgtgcaaattgTTGCCCTGATCAGAAGCAAGGATTCCGAGTCCATCAGCGTGCTCACCTGGTTCCTCTCCgcgtttacaaattttt CTCGAATCTTCACCATTTACCTGGACTCTGCGGATCTGACTCTACTGACAAATTTCGCAATTTCCACATTCCTGAGCACCTCCATGATGCTTGCAACTATTTATTACAAGAACCCCAAGAAAGACAAAGAAGTTTAA
- the LOC135940167 gene encoding glycine receptor subunit alphaZ1-like: protein MPLHSRWQCSLLVGAIFTAMVQSQRAPPKLYDIVPDDYTIHEPPPLLDGKAVPVEFSVSVKNIPSLDELKQELSMELNLRIYWVDKRLEVGPYFEAFPNSTYMNANPAILSKIWMPDVYTDYTKSVVAPRILAAPASLRIYPNTTVRYSARITMQFACPMDFRNYPADSQSCDMSLESYAFTRDKIYYSWRPEGASINIAHRLAHFDFAFTFENDKENVNFPSGSYPAITMTVRLHRRISYHMLQTYIPSLMFVIVSWLSFLVPPESVPGRMAICMTTLLTLTAMFAAVRQSTPSVSYVKALDIWMVACIFFVFLTLVEYTLVLRLTKNLKKSQTPPTSPRKSEPNTKPSPLEMQMQPSKNGEEQSTAFHKFSGEAANGPPSTDSPKNCLIACVEGYGPDCWRRPTKRGILILETVSCIFIPGSFIFFNIVYWSYLASIVAANMATTEI, encoded by the exons ATGCCGCTCCACAGCAG ATGGCAGTGCTCTCTGCTTGTGGGGGCAATTTTCACGGCGATGGTCCAGAGCCAACGAGCACCCCCAAAATTGTATGATATTGTGCCTGATGATTACACTATTCATGAGCCGCCGCCTCTACTTGATG GCAAAGCAGTGCCAGTGGAATTTTCAGTCAGCGTAAAAAATATCCCAAGTCTCGACGAGTTGAAACAG GAGCTGAGCATGGAGCTGAACCTAAGGATCTACTGGGTGGATAAACGGCTTGAGGTCGGCCCATACTTTGAGGCTTTCCCCAATAGCACCTACATGAACGCCAATCCGGCTATATTGAGCAAAATCTGGATGCCAGACGTTTAcacag ATTACACGAAAAGCGTGGTGGCGCCGCGCATCCTGGCAGCTCCCGCCTCTCTGCGCATCTACCCCAACACGACAGTGCGCTACTCGGCACG aattacGATGCAGTTTGCGTGCCCCATGGACTTCAGGAATTACCCTGCTGACTCACAAAGTTGTGATATGAGCCTGGaaagct atgcATTTACGAGGGATAAAATTTACTACAGCTGGAGGCCAGAAGGTGCTTCGATAAATATTGCGCACAGATTGGCCCATTTCGATTTTGCATTTACTTTCGAGAACGACAAGGAAAATGTCAATTTTCCCTCAG GCAGCTACCCTGCAATTACGATGACCGTGCGTCTCCACCGGCGCATCAGCTACCACATGCTGCAGACTTACATCCCCAGTCTGATGTTCGTCATCGTGTCATGGCTTTCGTTCCTCGTTCCCCCTGAGAGCGTGCCCGGCAGGATGGCCATCTGCATGACCACCCTTCTCACCCTCACGGCCATGTTCGCCGCCGTCCGGCAGAGCACGCCCAGCGTCAGCTACGTGAAGGCGCTCGACATCTGGATGGTCGCCTGCATATTTTTCGTCTTTCTCACTCTGGTCGAATACACTTTGGTGCTCAG ACTGACTAAAAACCTGAAGAAGAGTCAGACGCCACCAACGAGTCCTAGAAAAAGTGAGCCGAACACTAAACCCAGTCCTCTAGAGATGCAAATGCAGCCGTCCAAGAACGGAGAGGAGCAGAGCACTGCCTTCCACAAG ttttctGGAGAAGCAGCAAACGGTCCTCCTTCGACAGATTCGCCGAAAAATTGTCTAATCGCGTGTGTCGAGGGCTACGGGCCGGACTGTTGGAGGCGCCCCACCAAACGCGGAATACTCATTCTCGAGACTGTCAGCTGCATTTTCATCCCAGGCTCGTTCATTTTCTTCAACATAGTCTACTGGTCATACCTGGCTAGCATTGTTGCTGCCAACATGGCCACaaccgaaatttaa
- the LOC135940390 gene encoding DNA damage-regulated autophagy modulator protein 1-like has product MDSILQRPHLIAYFAGTIFPFTCFFSYILALALNHIGLWITYISDASTDPPVSGVFGMLLTYSMIAFLVSTYVRKKLVECACEERPEIATSKVRLANHVSGWLALTSVICLIFVAHFQVHTTMFLHGTMAFIGIGLGVLYCFLQVICTRAMIPYYTAPYLFYLRLTFTIISAVAFVFGVLSGLLSVSKFKGDALHRWAPDDGGYVEHAISSVCEWILALVYAGYMLSFAHEFKNIRIGSMKVVLVRSAEHQVKNGPNRIEDI; this is encoded by the exons ATGGATTCGATTCTTCAGCGACCACACCTCATCGCCTACTTTGCCGGCACTATATTTCCTTTCACCTGCTTTTTCAG CTACATTTTGGCGCTAGCTTTAAACCACATCGGTCTATGGATCACTTACATCAGCGACGCGAGCACAGACCCGCCAGTAAGTGGGGTTTTCGGAATGTTGCTCACCTACTCCATGATTGCCT TTTTGGTTTCGACATACGTCAGGAAGAAGTTGGTCGAATGCGCGTGTGAGGAGAGGCCAGAAATCGCCACCTCGAAAGTGCGGCTCGCCAACCATGTGTCGGGGTGGCTGGCTCTCACGTCGGTCATCTGCCTCATTTTCGTGGCCCATTTCCAGGTGCACACGACCATGTTTTTGCACGGCACCATGGCGTTCATCGGCATAGGACTCGGCGTCCTTTACTGCTTCCTGCAG GTGATTTGCACAAGAGCAATGATTCCGTATTACACAGCACCATACCTGTTCTACCTGAGGCTCACTTTCACCATAATCAGCGCCGTCGCATTTGTTTTTGGCGTATTGTCTGGCCTCCTCTCCGTTTCAAAGTTCAAAG GAGACGCGCTGCATAGGTGGGCGCCGGACGACGGAGGATACGTGGAGCACGCGATCAGTTCCGTGTGCGAGTGGATTTTGGCTCTGGTCTATGCCGGGTACATGCTGTCTTTCGCGCACGAATTCAAGAACATCCGCATCGGGTCAATGAAGGTGGTTTTGGTCAGATCGGCCGAGCACCAAGTGAAAAATGGCCCAAACAGAATCGAggatatataa
- the LOC135939612 gene encoding brachyurin-like isoform X1, which translates to MRCNSIAFLIILLHCNLNSASKLWGVLWNPEPKRSPKATDRIYGGVEAGRDEFPFMAAVILGEAALCGGALVSSTSVLTSAQCLLTSFEVINVHLGVHNLTDDTETGRIIIKATRTIAHEQFNSLNLDNDIGIIKLPMSVEASNILPVALPSRSFAEGNSFENYTARIFGWGLRSSAPSAIFPDILHTAESMVINNTVCEDIYELFVPYVTPRKLCLDNSGLSGACIGDAGGPIVTTRPEDGKFVLIGTISFSAGPCGYEMPVIAARLSLYLDWIGFYADVAIDD; encoded by the exons ATGCGGTGTAATTCAATAGCATTTTTGATCATCCTGTTGCATTGCAATTTGAATTCT gCCTCAAAATTGTGGGGAGTGTTGTGGAATCCGGAACCAAAAAGAAGCCCAAAAG CCACTGACAGAATATATGGAGGCGTCGAGGCAGGCAGAGACGAGTTCCCCTTCATGGCGGCTGTTATTTTGGGCGAAGCGGCCCTTTGTGGAGGCGCATTAGTTTCCAGCACCTCTGTTCTAACATCAGCCCAGTGCCTATTAACTAG cTTTGAGGTCATCAATGTTCATCTCGGGGTGCATAATTTGACGGATGACACGGAGACTGGTCGCATTATTATTAAAGCAACAAGGACCATCGCTCATGAGCAGTTCAACAGTCTCAACCTGGACAACGATATAGGAATAATTAAGCTGCCTATGTCCGTGGAAGCGTCCa atattttgCCTGTGGCACTTCCTAGTCGATCTTTTGCTGAGGGAAATTCATTCGAAAATTACACGGCAAGAATTTTTGGATGGGGACTTAGGTCATCGGCAC ccTCTGCAATTTTTCCGGATATCCTTCACACTGCTGAATCCATGGTTATCAATAATACTGTGTGCGAGGATATATACGAATTGTTTGTTCCATATGTGACGCCTCGTAAATTATGCCTCGACAACTCTGGTCTTTCAGGAGCTTGTATC GGCGATGCTGGAGGCCCGATTGTCACCACGAGACCAGAGGACGGAAAATTTGTGTTGATTGGAACTATTAGCTTTTCTGCTGGGCCGTGTGGATACGAAATGCCTGTGATTGCGGCACGATTGTCTCTATATCTCGACTGGATCGGGTTTTACGCAGATGTGGCAATcgatgattaa
- the LOC135939612 gene encoding chymotrypsin-C-like isoform X2 has translation MAAVILGEAALCGGALVSSTSVLTSAQCLLTSFEVINVHLGVHNLTDDTETGRIIIKATRTIAHEQFNSLNLDNDIGIIKLPMSVEASNILPVALPSRSFAEGNSFENYTARIFGWGLRSSAPSAIFPDILHTAESMVINNTVCEDIYELFVPYVTPRKLCLDNSGLSGACIGDAGGPIVTTRPEDGKFVLIGTISFSAGPCGYEMPVIAARLSLYLDWIGFYADVAIDD, from the exons ATGGCGGCTGTTATTTTGGGCGAAGCGGCCCTTTGTGGAGGCGCATTAGTTTCCAGCACCTCTGTTCTAACATCAGCCCAGTGCCTATTAACTAG cTTTGAGGTCATCAATGTTCATCTCGGGGTGCATAATTTGACGGATGACACGGAGACTGGTCGCATTATTATTAAAGCAACAAGGACCATCGCTCATGAGCAGTTCAACAGTCTCAACCTGGACAACGATATAGGAATAATTAAGCTGCCTATGTCCGTGGAAGCGTCCa atattttgCCTGTGGCACTTCCTAGTCGATCTTTTGCTGAGGGAAATTCATTCGAAAATTACACGGCAAGAATTTTTGGATGGGGACTTAGGTCATCGGCAC ccTCTGCAATTTTTCCGGATATCCTTCACACTGCTGAATCCATGGTTATCAATAATACTGTGTGCGAGGATATATACGAATTGTTTGTTCCATATGTGACGCCTCGTAAATTATGCCTCGACAACTCTGGTCTTTCAGGAGCTTGTATC GGCGATGCTGGAGGCCCGATTGTCACCACGAGACCAGAGGACGGAAAATTTGTGTTGATTGGAACTATTAGCTTTTCTGCTGGGCCGTGTGGATACGAAATGCCTGTGATTGCGGCACGATTGTCTCTATATCTCGACTGGATCGGGTTTTACGCAGATGTGGCAATcgatgattaa
- the ATP6AP2 gene encoding ATPase H(+)-transporting accessory protein 2 — MIVSSFDFSWSHTVKMLSIFLAIFCLLGTALGNGEFIVFSSPESVKFVDTNKPLPADLVPDVIAANLGFSTNADSSWPGIVRVSPFNSARVAVIFALDGPWARLPGEVYKNAVSKHRYQLSPVAGEGPSAWWMQLQHIAAQRMMIKAYSKQVALSEEPTNDVADGIDVGALSQKIDEDKAWLTEMQALKSVMRNASQFCDASNGPGILWLDSTALHALADLHGDGSSPVLSATKILSSALAGLNEVFEKNCDGKVFIATITTDSSHTRRTRSLLAETGSVKAEEDNDYNLSKDYDKYYPVMFTIFLFFGIGFFMSLIAISIAIGTMDPGRDSIIYRMTSTRMKKDN, encoded by the exons ATGATAGTTTCGAGTTTCGATTTTTCTTGGTCGCATACGGTCAAGATGTTGTCCATATTTTTAGCGATTTTTTGTCTTCTCGGGACAG CTCTTGGAAATGGAGAGTTCATCGTCTTCAGCTCACCAGAATCGGTGAAATTCGTTGACACCAACAAACCCCTTCCTGCTGATCTAGTTCCCGATGTTATTGCAGCGAATCTCGGCTTTTCAACCAATGCG GATTCTTCTTGGCCTGGAATCGTTAGAGTTTCGCCATTTAACTCTGCAAGGGTAGCTGTCATCTTTGCCCTTGATGGACCCTGGGCTCGCCTTCCAGGAGAGGTGTACAAGAATGCTGTGTCCAAACATCGGTACCAGCTGTCCCCAGTCGCTGGCGAGGGTCCTTCGGCCTGGTGGATGCAGCTGCAGCACATTGCTGCCCAGCGGATGATGATCAAGGCGTACTCTAAGCAAGTCGCGCTCAGCGAAGAGCCG accaATGATGTTGCTGATGGCATTGATGTTGGAGCTCTGAGTCAGAAAATCGACGAGGACAAGGCTTGGCTCACTGAGATGCAGGCTTTGAAGAGCGTCATGAGGAAT gCTAGCCAGTTCTGCGATGCGTCCAATGGTCCGGGAATCCTTTGGCTCGACTCGACCGCCCTCCATGCCTTGGCCGATCTCCACGGAGACGGATCATCCCCTGTTCTTTCAGCAACGAAAATCCTGAGCTCCGCCCTGGCTGGACTGAACGAAGTTTTTGAGAAGAACTGCGATGGCAAGGTTTTCATTGCCACCATCACCACGGACTCCAGCCACACTCGCAGGACCAGATCTCTTCTTGCTGAAACTGGATCTGTGAAGGCTGAAGAAGAT AACGACTACAATCTTTCTAAGGACTATGACAAGTACTATCCCGTCATGTTcacaattttcctctttttcggAATTGGATTCTTCATGTCTTTGATCGCCATTTCCA TTGCAATTGGAACCATGGACCCAGGAAGGGATTCCATCATCTACAGGATGACCAGCACAAGAATGAAGAAAgataactaa